The proteins below are encoded in one region of Micromonospora pisi:
- a CDS encoding ABC transporter ATP-binding protein produces the protein MLRVASVSRTFGDRRVLHDISFAIEAGRMTGFVGANGAGKTTSMRIILGVLAADSGEVTWDGAPLTRTTRRSFGYMPEERGLYPKMKIREQLVYLGRLHGMSAPAARRSSDDLLEQVGLTERAGDTLDTLSLGNQQRAQIAAALVHDPVMLVLDEPFSGLDPLAVDVIVRVLRDRAARGVPVLFSSHQLDVVERLCDDLVIIADGTIRAAGSRDSLRRQHASPRYELVVDTDAGWVRDLPGVTIVDLDGARAVIDIHSPSDDQEVLRRVLEREPVRAFRPIVPSLAEIFREIAQ, from the coding sequence ATGCTCCGCGTCGCGTCCGTGAGCCGGACGTTCGGCGACCGCCGGGTGTTGCACGACATCTCGTTCGCCATCGAGGCGGGTCGGATGACCGGTTTCGTCGGGGCCAACGGTGCCGGCAAGACCACCTCGATGCGCATCATCCTCGGCGTCCTCGCCGCGGACTCGGGTGAGGTCACCTGGGACGGCGCTCCGCTGACCAGGACAACGCGCCGAAGCTTCGGTTACATGCCCGAGGAACGCGGCCTGTACCCGAAGATGAAGATCCGCGAGCAGCTCGTCTACCTGGGCCGGCTGCACGGGATGAGCGCCCCGGCGGCCCGGCGCAGCAGCGACGACCTGCTGGAGCAGGTGGGGCTGACCGAGCGGGCCGGGGACACCCTGGACACGCTGTCGCTCGGCAACCAACAGCGGGCGCAGATCGCCGCGGCGCTGGTCCACGACCCGGTCATGCTGGTCCTGGACGAACCCTTCTCCGGGCTCGACCCGCTCGCGGTCGACGTGATCGTCCGGGTGCTGCGGGACCGGGCCGCGCGTGGCGTACCGGTCCTCTTCTCCAGTCACCAACTCGACGTGGTGGAACGGCTCTGCGACGACCTGGTGATCATCGCGGACGGCACCATCCGGGCCGCTGGCAGCCGCGACAGCCTCCGCCGGCAGCACGCGTCGCCCCGCTACGAACTCGTCGTCGACACCGACGCCGGATGGGTACGGGACCTGCCCGGCGTCACCATCGTCGACCTCGACGGGGCGCGGGCGGTCATCGACATCCACTCGCCCAGCGACGACCAGGAGGTGCTGCGACGGGTCCTGGAACGGGAACCGGTCCGCGCCTTCCGCCCGATCGTTCCGTCGCTCGCCGAAATCTTCCGGGAGATCGCACAATGA
- a CDS encoding MFS transporter, with translation MYLSTIGRPKTADGPPTAEGGRSDRQRRRRLALVSGNVVALGTVSLITDVSAEMVSAVLPLYLVLGLQLSPLAYGMIDGIYTGATAVLRIVGGYLADRVRARKLMAGIGYALSAVAKLGLLVAGRSMGAIGFVIAVDRMGKGIRTAPRDALITASSPPEALGRAFGVHRTMDAIGAFLGPLVALAVLAAAGQSYDAVFVASFCLATLAVVVLVLFVRDHPGSAPERALPVPVPDRALPVPRREPVSVREALTLLRARPVRRLTAAAGLLGLATIGDGFVYLLLQRREELSVVWFPLLAVGTSLGYLLLAAPLGMLADRFGRLPVMVGGYVALTVTYLLLFGPIGGWPLLGLALALYGLFYAATDGILMALAGPVLPERLRATGIALIQTGQALAYLVSSVLFGLAWQQWGPAVASRLAAACVAVAVVATGCLLATEPALSRRRVTS, from the coding sequence TTGTACCTGTCGACCATCGGCCGGCCCAAGACCGCGGACGGTCCACCGACCGCCGAGGGGGGCCGGTCCGACCGCCAGCGGCGTCGGCGCCTCGCCCTGGTGAGCGGCAACGTCGTCGCCCTCGGCACGGTCAGCCTGATCACCGACGTCTCCGCCGAGATGGTCAGCGCCGTACTCCCGCTCTACCTGGTGCTGGGATTGCAGCTCAGCCCGCTCGCGTACGGCATGATCGACGGCATCTACACCGGTGCGACCGCGGTGCTGCGCATCGTCGGCGGTTACCTCGCCGACCGGGTCCGGGCGCGCAAGCTGATGGCGGGCATCGGGTACGCGCTCTCCGCCGTGGCGAAGCTGGGCCTGCTCGTCGCCGGCCGGTCGATGGGAGCGATCGGGTTCGTGATCGCGGTCGACCGGATGGGTAAGGGGATCCGCACCGCTCCCCGGGACGCCCTGATCACCGCGTCCAGCCCGCCGGAGGCGCTGGGGCGGGCGTTCGGCGTGCACCGGACCATGGACGCGATCGGCGCCTTCCTCGGACCGTTGGTCGCGCTCGCCGTGCTGGCCGCCGCCGGGCAGTCGTACGACGCGGTCTTTGTCGCCAGCTTCTGCCTGGCCACGCTCGCCGTGGTGGTGCTGGTCCTCTTCGTACGCGACCACCCCGGGTCGGCGCCGGAGCGCGCCCTGCCGGTGCCGGTGCCGGACCGCGCCCTGCCGGTGCCGCGTCGCGAACCGGTCAGTGTGCGCGAGGCGTTGACCCTGCTGCGCGCCCGGCCGGTCCGCCGGCTCACCGCGGCCGCCGGTCTGCTCGGCCTCGCCACGATCGGTGACGGCTTCGTCTATCTGCTCCTGCAACGCCGGGAGGAACTGAGCGTGGTCTGGTTTCCGCTGCTGGCGGTCGGCACCAGCCTGGGTTACCTGTTGCTGGCGGCACCGCTGGGCATGCTCGCCGACCGGTTCGGCCGGCTGCCCGTGATGGTCGGCGGCTACGTCGCGCTGACGGTGACGTACCTGCTGCTCTTCGGGCCGATCGGCGGCTGGCCGCTGCTGGGGCTGGCGCTCGCCCTGTACGGGCTCTTCTACGCGGCCACCGACGGCATCCTGATGGCACTCGCCGGCCCGGTGCTGCCGGAACGGCTGCGCGCCACCGGGATCGCCCTGATCCAGACCGGTCAGGCGCTGGCGTACCTGGTCTCGTCGGTTCTCTTCGGTCTCGCCTGGCAGCAGTGGGGGCCGGCGGTGGCGAGCCGGCTGGCGGCGGCGTGCGTGGCGGTGGCGGTGGTGGCCACCGGATGCCTGCTCGCCACCGAGCCGGCCCTGAGCCGCCGGCGGGTGACCTCGTGA
- a CDS encoding carboxypeptidase-like regulatory domain-containing protein — protein sequence MSSSRLRGLGSVVVATLVATLALAAPAHAAEATGVIAGTITDNGAPVPTVEVYVTSDDGFNGSAVTNALGQYELSEVPAAESAYLIMIEAPGHPRQYVPGQVDEESATRYSVTAGGRTIADDTLLPTGTISGRFTDSAGNGVAGTWVEASPFDGDGVGVGVGVHTDVDGSYSVAALPGTYRVSFRFGNGVQYAYRAATPDTATPIQVTVGETVTVNDTKLTTGTITGRLTRADGSPAADYRVAAESNTDFGYATTDDNGVYQLTNLLPASYRVYFQLPSGARQWSPQTRDQDTARAYDVTAGSSTTVDEQLLPSGAVDGRFTDRVGQGIAGVQVLLSGGGDYLSTETGNDGRYRIDGVFPGSYEVQFNGWRINLVQYAYGKLTPETADPITVVANQTTTVDDSRLPTGTVRITAKDSVTGSAISNFSAEIGSMSGSGAGGSLILSDIPIGTHTISARANGYRYEDSAATVTVHADQQSEVQLTLHRLGTINTTVTDRATGAPVAGICVIVRKTRTFAFPDGCSALTGPTGAVSLKVDDPGTYNLFVLPGTSSPYGAQWVGQDGGTGDQGQARQVTLDEGETEAVPTVKLDPRAAITGTVTGADGGPVREGTVGIVPPAAGVDTRYAQVAADGTYRIDWLGPYRWPLQFEAADHPIQWSGGVGNRLIAELVTAAVGPATRYDYQLKRGTTVVVTVPGTSGWGRVTIRNSVTGDPIAVVDSETFTAGVRFPVIGAQKVKLEFRDAGPVRWYGGTDFDSATAVAIPRSGSVQVTFPAS from the coding sequence ATGAGCAGCTCACGTCTGCGCGGGCTCGGGTCGGTGGTGGTCGCGACGCTCGTCGCCACCCTCGCCCTGGCCGCACCAGCGCATGCGGCCGAGGCGACCGGCGTGATCGCCGGCACCATCACCGACAATGGCGCTCCGGTGCCGACCGTCGAGGTCTACGTCACCAGCGACGACGGATTCAACGGCAGCGCGGTCACCAACGCGTTGGGCCAGTACGAACTCTCCGAGGTGCCGGCGGCGGAGTCCGCGTACCTGATCATGATCGAGGCACCGGGCCACCCGCGCCAGTACGTCCCCGGCCAGGTCGACGAGGAGTCCGCGACCCGCTACTCGGTCACGGCCGGTGGACGCACGATCGCCGACGACACCCTGCTGCCGACCGGCACCATCAGCGGCCGGTTCACCGACTCGGCCGGCAACGGCGTGGCCGGCACCTGGGTCGAGGCCAGCCCGTTCGACGGCGACGGTGTCGGAGTCGGAGTCGGCGTACACACCGACGTCGACGGCTCCTACTCGGTCGCCGCGCTGCCGGGCACCTACCGGGTCTCCTTCCGCTTCGGCAACGGCGTGCAGTACGCCTACCGCGCCGCCACCCCCGACACCGCGACACCGATCCAGGTCACGGTCGGCGAGACGGTGACGGTCAACGACACCAAGCTGACCACCGGGACCATCACCGGCCGGCTGACCCGGGCGGACGGCAGCCCGGCCGCGGATTACCGGGTCGCGGCCGAGAGCAACACGGACTTCGGGTACGCCACCACCGACGACAACGGCGTCTACCAGCTCACCAATCTCCTACCCGCGAGTTACCGGGTCTACTTCCAACTGCCCTCCGGTGCCCGGCAGTGGTCACCGCAGACCCGGGACCAGGACACCGCCCGGGCGTACGACGTCACCGCCGGCTCGTCGACCACGGTCGACGAGCAGCTACTGCCGAGCGGGGCGGTCGACGGCCGCTTCACCGACCGCGTGGGCCAGGGCATCGCGGGTGTACAGGTGCTCCTCTCCGGCGGCGGCGACTACCTCTCGACCGAAACCGGGAACGACGGCCGCTACCGGATCGACGGGGTCTTCCCCGGCAGCTACGAGGTGCAGTTCAACGGCTGGCGGATCAACCTGGTCCAGTACGCCTACGGCAAGCTGACTCCGGAGACGGCCGACCCGATCACGGTAGTGGCGAACCAGACCACCACGGTCGACGACAGCCGGCTGCCCACCGGCACGGTCCGGATCACCGCCAAGGACAGCGTCACCGGCTCGGCGATCAGCAACTTCTCCGCCGAGATCGGCAGCATGTCGGGGAGCGGTGCGGGCGGTTCCCTCATCCTCTCCGACATACCGATCGGCACGCACACCATCTCCGCCAGGGCGAACGGCTACCGGTACGAGGACTCGGCAGCAACCGTCACCGTCCACGCTGACCAGCAGAGCGAGGTGCAGTTGACCCTGCACCGCCTTGGCACGATCAACACCACGGTCACCGACCGGGCCACCGGCGCACCGGTCGCGGGGATCTGCGTCATCGTCCGGAAGACCAGGACGTTCGCCTTCCCGGACGGGTGCAGTGCCCTCACCGGGCCCACCGGCGCGGTGAGCCTGAAGGTCGACGATCCAGGCACCTACAACCTGTTCGTACTGCCCGGCACCAGCAGCCCGTACGGGGCCCAGTGGGTCGGTCAGGACGGCGGCACCGGCGACCAGGGCCAGGCCCGCCAGGTCACCCTCGACGAGGGCGAGACCGAGGCCGTACCGACGGTCAAGCTGGACCCCCGCGCCGCCATCACCGGCACGGTGACCGGTGCGGACGGCGGACCGGTCCGCGAGGGGACGGTGGGCATCGTCCCACCCGCGGCCGGCGTCGACACGCGGTACGCGCAGGTCGCCGCCGACGGCACCTACCGGATCGACTGGCTCGGCCCGTACCGGTGGCCGTTGCAGTTCGAGGCGGCCGACCACCCGATCCAGTGGAGCGGCGGTGTCGGCAACCGGCTCATCGCCGAACTGGTGACGGCTGCCGTCGGCCCGGCAACCCGTTACGACTACCAGCTCAAGCGGGGTACGACCGTGGTCGTCACCGTGCCCGGTACGTCAGGCTGGGGGCGGGTGACGATCCGCAACTCGGTCACCGGTGACCCGATCGCGGTGGTCGACAGCGAGACCTTCACGGCCGGTGTGCGGTTCCCGGTGATCGGAGCCCAGAAGGTGAAGTTGGAGTTCCGCGACGCCGGGCCCGTCCGCTGGTACGGCGGCACCGACTTCGACAGCGCCACGGCGGTCGCCATCCCCCGGTCCGGATCGGTCCAGGTCACCTTCCCGGCGAGCTGA
- a CDS encoding DUF7594 domain-containing protein — protein MGTRHIRLGLTAGTAVVLVAATATAVLTATGPASAATSTFTPVADTYVQGDAASTNYGTSNQITVDNSPVRRMFLRFTVTGVSGTVTSAKLRLRTISGNDGSNNGGAFKVVSSNTWSETGTTWNNQPAIDGASLGSIGSVTADGWYEVNVASAVKGNGTFSFGASSTSTDGAYYDSRESGADAPQLVITTGTSTPSPTPTTAPPSGDPVLVGAGDIATSGSGDSATAALLDNISGTVFTTGDNVYSNGTASEFNSYYQPTWGRHKARTKPSPGNHDYNTSGASGYYGYFGSVAGPSGQGYYSYNLGNWHIVSLNSNISMSAGSAQETWLRNDLAANPKSCTLAYWHHPLFTSGANHAPSASTRPLYQALYDYNADVVVFGHNHQYERFAPQNPTGGRDTSRGLRSFVAGMGGADHYSFGTIQANSEARNSDTFGVLKFTLHANSYDWQFVPEAGKTYNDSGTSACH, from the coding sequence ATGGGTACCCGCCACATTCGACTGGGACTGACCGCCGGCACAGCGGTGGTCCTGGTCGCGGCCACCGCCACGGCCGTGCTCACGGCGACCGGCCCCGCCTCGGCCGCCACGTCCACGTTCACACCCGTCGCCGACACGTACGTGCAGGGCGACGCGGCGTCGACCAACTACGGCACGTCGAACCAGATCACGGTCGACAACTCGCCCGTACGCCGGATGTTCCTGCGCTTCACCGTGACCGGCGTCAGCGGCACGGTGACCAGCGCCAAGCTGCGGCTGCGCACGATCAGCGGCAACGACGGCAGCAACAACGGCGGCGCGTTCAAGGTGGTCTCCAGCAACACCTGGTCGGAGACCGGTACGACCTGGAACAACCAGCCGGCCATCGACGGCGCGTCGCTCGGCTCGATCGGTTCGGTCACCGCCGACGGCTGGTACGAGGTGAACGTGGCCTCGGCGGTGAAGGGGAACGGGACCTTCAGCTTCGGAGCCTCCTCCACCAGCACCGACGGCGCCTACTACGACAGCCGGGAGAGCGGCGCCGACGCACCCCAGTTGGTGATCACGACCGGCACCTCGACCCCGTCGCCGACCCCGACCACGGCCCCGCCCTCGGGTGACCCGGTCCTGGTGGGAGCGGGCGACATCGCCACCTCGGGCTCCGGCGACAGCGCCACCGCAGCGCTGCTGGACAACATCTCCGGAACGGTCTTCACCACCGGCGACAACGTCTACAGCAACGGCACCGCCTCGGAGTTCAACAGCTACTACCAACCGACCTGGGGCCGGCACAAGGCGCGTACGAAGCCGTCGCCGGGCAACCACGACTACAACACCTCCGGCGCCTCCGGCTACTACGGCTACTTCGGTTCCGTCGCCGGCCCGTCCGGTCAGGGGTACTACTCGTACAACCTCGGCAACTGGCACATCGTGTCGCTGAACTCGAACATCAGCATGTCGGCGGGTTCGGCCCAGGAGACGTGGCTGCGCAACGACCTCGCCGCCAACCCGAAGTCGTGCACGTTGGCGTACTGGCACCACCCGCTCTTCACCTCGGGCGCCAACCACGCCCCGTCCGCCTCGACCCGTCCGCTCTACCAGGCGCTGTACGACTACAACGCCGACGTGGTCGTCTTCGGCCACAACCACCAGTACGAGCGGTTCGCCCCGCAGAACCCGACCGGCGGCCGGGACACCAGCCGTGGCCTGCGCTCGTTCGTGGCCGGCATGGGTGGTGCCGACCACTACAGCTTCGGCACGATCCAGGCCAACAGCGAGGCGCGTAACAGCGACACGTTCGGCGTACTGAAGTTCACCCTGCACGCCAACAGCTACGACTGGCAGTTCGTGCCCGAGGCGGGCAAGACCTACAACGACAGCGGCACCAGCGCCTGCCACTGA
- a CDS encoding TolB family protein gives MNGLTSRGRVVVAAVSAVLLAAVAVGYIRFAADRDAADRDDADRAVRTSAHGEQLTLAPGPRLLAVTDRHLAVVAADDPSGERTVSDVECVRAYAAAGTGVCLRPDSQWAYRLVVLDARLAETRSFPIPGLPNRARVSASGRMVAWTTFVGGDSYNSGGFSTRTGILDTRAGTLVNSLEEFAVVRDGHPYRSVDANFWGVTFAGDDNLFYATMSTGGQRYLIQGDFAARTVRTLTGNVECPSLSPDGTRIAFKQAIGGDPTKGWRLSVLDLATMATRPLAETNSVDDQAAWLDDATVAYTLRQADGRPDIWSVPADGSGSPRLLVPEAESPATLAPVG, from the coding sequence GTGAACGGGTTGACCTCCCGGGGCCGGGTGGTGGTGGCCGCGGTCAGCGCGGTGCTCCTCGCCGCGGTCGCGGTCGGCTACATCCGGTTCGCCGCCGACCGGGACGCCGCCGACCGAGACGACGCCGACCGGGCGGTACGGACCTCGGCCCACGGTGAACAGTTGACCCTGGCACCGGGGCCACGGCTGTTGGCCGTGACCGACCGGCACCTGGCCGTCGTCGCGGCCGACGACCCGTCCGGCGAGCGCACCGTCTCCGACGTCGAGTGTGTCCGGGCGTACGCGGCCGCCGGCACCGGCGTCTGCCTCCGTCCCGACTCGCAGTGGGCGTACCGGCTGGTGGTGCTGGACGCACGGCTGGCCGAGACGCGGTCGTTCCCGATCCCGGGGCTGCCGAACCGGGCCCGGGTGTCGGCGAGCGGGCGAATGGTGGCGTGGACGACCTTCGTCGGCGGCGACTCGTACAACAGCGGTGGGTTCTCCACCCGTACCGGAATCCTGGACACCCGCGCGGGGACCCTGGTCAACTCGTTGGAGGAGTTCGCCGTGGTCCGGGACGGGCACCCGTACCGGTCGGTCGACGCCAACTTCTGGGGCGTCACCTTCGCCGGTGACGACAACCTCTTCTACGCGACCATGTCGACCGGTGGGCAGCGTTACCTGATCCAGGGCGACTTCGCGGCGCGTACGGTGCGCACCCTGACCGGCAACGTCGAGTGCCCGTCGCTCTCTCCGGACGGCACCCGGATCGCGTTCAAGCAGGCGATCGGGGGCGACCCGACCAAGGGGTGGCGGCTGAGCGTGCTCGACCTGGCCACCATGGCGACCAGGCCGCTGGCCGAGACGAACAGCGTGGACGACCAGGCCGCCTGGCTCGACGACGCCACCGTCGCCTACACCCTGCGGCAGGCCGACGGCCGGCCGGACATCTGGTCCGTGCCGGCCGACGGGTCGGGCTCGCCCCGACTGCTGGTTCCCGAGGCGGAATCGCCGGCCACTCTCGCCCCGGTCGGCTGA
- a CDS encoding FkbM family methyltransferase — MRSDRWHVQRTLGRVWGMTRSMVIYHGQPSKHRRALRLYREFLGPGDIGFDIGAHVGGRVRIWRRLGARVVAVEPQPDCLRVLRFLFRRDRDVVIVPEAVGARTGRANLAVSTATPTVSSMSPDWIESVTADRSFARVQWDSSVEVQVATLDDLIAIHGTPAFCKIDVEGFEADVLAGLSQPLRALSFEYLPPAHDAALAVLDMVQRLGAQAGGYRYNYSPVETMRYASDHWLDLPELVRLLEQYRPLGRSGDVYARLASAGDATV, encoded by the coding sequence GTGAGATCCGATCGGTGGCACGTGCAGCGCACGCTCGGCCGAGTCTGGGGCATGACCCGATCCATGGTCATCTACCACGGTCAGCCGAGCAAGCACCGGCGAGCGCTCCGGCTCTACCGCGAGTTCCTCGGACCGGGCGACATCGGCTTCGACATCGGCGCCCACGTGGGGGGCCGGGTCCGGATCTGGCGGCGGCTGGGCGCGCGGGTGGTCGCGGTCGAGCCACAGCCCGACTGCCTCCGCGTGCTGCGGTTCCTCTTCCGTCGGGACCGGGACGTCGTCATCGTGCCCGAGGCGGTCGGCGCCCGGACCGGGCGGGCGAACCTGGCCGTCTCCACCGCCACACCCACGGTCTCCTCGATGTCGCCGGACTGGATCGAGTCCGTCACGGCTGACCGCAGCTTCGCCCGGGTGCAGTGGGACAGCTCGGTCGAGGTGCAGGTGGCGACCCTGGACGATCTGATCGCGATCCACGGCACCCCGGCCTTCTGCAAAATCGACGTCGAGGGTTTCGAGGCCGACGTGCTGGCCGGGCTCAGCCAGCCGCTGCGCGCGCTCTCCTTCGAGTACCTGCCACCGGCGCACGACGCCGCCCTCGCCGTACTGGACATGGTGCAGCGGCTCGGCGCGCAGGCGGGCGGGTACCGCTACAACTACTCGCCGGTCGAGACGATGCGGTACGCCAGCGACCACTGGCTCGACCTGCCGGAACTGGTACGGCTGCTCGAGCAGTATCGCCCGCTGGGCCGCTCCGGCGACGTCTACGCCCGCCTGGCCAGCGCCGGTGACGCAACCGTGTGA
- a CDS encoding response regulator — translation MNPIRVLLVDDQRLVRAGFRVILEIEDDIEVVGEAADGAEAVELTIRHRPDVVLMDVEMPVMDGLEATRRIVAGSATGGASVLILTTFDRDDYLFAALQAGASGFLLKNGSPEDLVEAVRVVARGDALLAPQLTKRVIATFATPAPARMPAAGAVPVPRVARAAEPLAGLTEREHEVLVLLAGGASNAEIAQQLLLGEATVKTHVSRVLMKLGLRDRTQAVVFAYEHGVVTPRTSEG, via the coding sequence ATGAACCCGATCCGGGTACTGCTCGTCGACGACCAGCGTCTGGTCCGCGCGGGTTTCCGGGTCATCCTCGAAATCGAGGACGACATCGAGGTGGTCGGCGAGGCCGCCGACGGTGCGGAGGCGGTGGAACTCACCATCCGGCACCGCCCCGACGTGGTGCTGATGGACGTCGAGATGCCGGTGATGGACGGCCTGGAAGCCACCCGGCGGATCGTGGCCGGGTCGGCGACCGGCGGCGCCTCGGTGCTGATTCTGACCACCTTCGACCGCGACGACTACCTCTTCGCGGCGTTACAGGCCGGCGCGAGCGGCTTCCTGCTCAAGAACGGCAGCCCGGAGGACCTGGTCGAGGCGGTACGGGTGGTCGCCCGAGGCGACGCCCTGCTCGCCCCGCAGCTCACCAAGCGGGTCATCGCCACCTTCGCCACACCGGCGCCAGCGCGGATGCCGGCGGCTGGGGCGGTGCCGGTGCCCCGGGTCGCGCGGGCCGCCGAGCCGCTCGCCGGGCTGACCGAACGGGAACACGAGGTGCTGGTGCTGCTCGCCGGGGGCGCGTCGAACGCCGAGATCGCGCAACAGTTGCTGCTCGGTGAGGCGACGGTGAAGACCCACGTGTCGCGGGTGCTGATGAAACTGGGACTGCGCGACCGTACCCAGGCCGTTGTCTTCGCGTACGAACACGGCGTGGTCACCCCGCGTACGTCGGAGGGCTGA
- a CDS encoding ABC transporter permease, which yields MTLTNQTRPVDTSTTGTGTPRATTSFWQAVGLVAGREISTKLRDKAFLFSTIFFLLTTLAATVLPALLAGGPSSVAVVGSQATEALDRAGLEVRTVADEQAARDLVLNEEVDAAVVADATGVRVLALDEAPTDVVRALSSAPPVQLLDPDAADPVVRTLIPLAFGMIFFFTSITFGVQIAQSVTEEKQTRIVEILVATVPVRALLAGKVVAASTLAIAQIVLIALAAVVGMAVTDSGTMMSQLAPAIGWFIPFFVVGFVLLAAIWAVTGALVSRQEDIGSVSMPVQLLVLVPFFAVVFGNDNSTLMTVLSYVPFSAPTAMPVRLFLGEAAPWEPVLALVVLLAGAVAVLLLAARLYEGSLLRTNGRTTLAAAWRDRG from the coding sequence ATGACGCTGACCAACCAGACCCGGCCGGTCGACACCTCCACCACCGGCACCGGGACACCCCGCGCCACCACCTCGTTCTGGCAGGCCGTCGGCCTGGTCGCCGGCCGTGAGATCAGCACCAAGCTGCGCGACAAGGCGTTCCTGTTCAGCACAATCTTCTTCCTCCTCACCACCCTCGCCGCGACCGTGCTGCCGGCATTGCTCGCCGGCGGGCCGTCGAGCGTCGCCGTGGTCGGAAGTCAGGCCACGGAGGCGCTCGACCGGGCCGGGCTGGAGGTGCGCACGGTCGCCGACGAGCAGGCCGCCCGGGACCTGGTGCTGAACGAGGAGGTCGACGCGGCCGTGGTCGCCGACGCCACCGGGGTCCGGGTGCTGGCACTCGACGAGGCGCCGACCGACGTGGTCAGGGCGCTGAGCAGCGCTCCCCCGGTGCAACTGCTCGACCCGGACGCGGCGGACCCGGTGGTACGCACCCTGATCCCGCTCGCGTTCGGCATGATCTTCTTCTTCACGTCGATCACCTTCGGGGTCCAGATCGCGCAGAGCGTCACCGAGGAGAAGCAGACCCGGATCGTCGAGATCCTGGTCGCCACCGTGCCCGTACGCGCACTGCTGGCCGGCAAGGTGGTCGCCGCCAGCACCCTGGCGATCGCGCAGATCGTCCTGATCGCACTCGCCGCCGTGGTCGGCATGGCGGTCACCGACAGCGGGACCATGATGAGCCAACTCGCCCCGGCGATCGGCTGGTTCATCCCGTTCTTCGTGGTCGGCTTCGTGTTGCTGGCCGCCATCTGGGCGGTGACCGGAGCCCTGGTCAGCCGCCAGGAGGACATCGGATCGGTCTCGATGCCGGTCCAACTGCTGGTCCTGGTGCCGTTCTTCGCGGTCGTCTTCGGCAACGACAACAGCACCCTGATGACCGTGCTGTCGTACGTGCCGTTCTCGGCACCCACCGCCATGCCGGTACGGCTCTTCCTCGGCGAGGCGGCCCCCTGGGAGCCGGTGCTGGCGCTGGTGGTCCTGCTCGCCGGGGCGGTGGCCGTACTCCTGCTCGCCGCCCGCCTCTACGAGGGTTCGCTGCTGCGGACCAACGGGCGGACGACCCTCGCGGCGGCCTGGCGCGACCGGGGCTGA